A genomic window from Bacillota bacterium includes:
- a CDS encoding DNA methylase — translation MELTKEMLDKVRDIEGFPIGKDEDIIKLSDPPYYTACPNPFINDFIEKYGKHYDEDTDDYNVEPYAADISEGKNDPIYNAHSYHTKVPHKAIMRYILHYTKPGDIVFDGFCGTGMTGVAAQMCGNPDREFKLAIEEEFKKEGKTVEWGARRTILNDLSPAATFIAYNYNTPVDTVEFEKEARRILDEVEKECGWMYETQHVVDGKVQLDITGNPIIGRINYTVWSDAFICPSCSSELVFWHVAVDNEKGKVKEEFQCDKCGVSLKKKDLERATERIYDSALKETIEMAKQVPVLINYTVGKQRYEKKPDEYDFELIRRIDDMDIPYWFPTDRMPEGYNTEQPKRSHGITHVHHFYYKRNLYALATFFEYLNKYSMKIPLKFLLSSFNIHINKMRRYQNVKPGGTPGLPGTLYISSINVELSIFDGYPRKLKSLIKSYKNSKLDFDNFVVSTNSCTSFNIKDNSIDYIFTDPPFGDNLMYSELNFIWEAWLKVFTNNKSEAIINNAQNKGLYEYQELMEKCFAENYRVLKPGRWMTVEFHNSKNSIWNAIQEAILKAGFVIANVRTLDKKQGSFKQVTTTTAVKQDLIISAYKPKDSFVQRFLTEAGTEEGVWSFIREHLAKLPVTVENNGMLDIIPERQNYLLYDSMVAFHIQKGASIPMGAADFYLGLKQRFPERDGMYFLPNQVSIYDAKRLKYDLNEQLSFLVLDEKTAIQWLHNELRTPQTYQEIQPKFLQELKKLRHEKMPELMDILKENFLQDEKGRWYVPDVNKQSDLEKLRDKKLLKEFEEYKAGKGKIRIFRTEAIRAGFKHCWKEKDYKTIVSIGKRLPESVIQEDPSILMYYDNSLTRIGE, via the coding sequence ATGGAATTAACCAAGGAAATGCTAGATAAGGTAAGAGATATTGAAGGATTTCCCATAGGTAAAGATGAGGATATTATTAAACTGTCGGATCCGCCGTATTATACAGCATGTCCCAACCCTTTTATAAACGATTTTATCGAGAAATATGGAAAGCATTATGATGAAGATACAGATGATTACAATGTGGAGCCTTATGCTGCCGATATTTCGGAGGGGAAGAATGACCCCATATATAATGCTCACTCTTACCATACCAAGGTGCCCCACAAAGCGATTATGAGGTATATACTGCATTATACCAAGCCGGGAGATATTGTCTTTGACGGATTTTGCGGCACCGGAATGACGGGAGTGGCGGCACAAATGTGCGGTAATCCGGATAGGGAATTCAAACTTGCCATAGAAGAGGAATTTAAAAAAGAAGGAAAGACTGTCGAATGGGGGGCAAGAAGGACCATACTGAATGATTTATCCCCGGCAGCAACTTTTATTGCATATAATTACAATACACCTGTAGATACAGTAGAGTTTGAAAAAGAAGCCAGAAGAATTTTAGACGAAGTAGAAAAAGAATGCGGCTGGATGTACGAAACACAACATGTGGTTGATGGAAAGGTGCAGTTAGATATTACCGGTAATCCTATAATAGGGAGAATTAACTATACAGTTTGGTCGGATGCTTTTATCTGCCCAAGCTGCAGCAGTGAATTGGTGTTTTGGCATGTGGCCGTAGATAATGAAAAGGGAAAAGTGAAAGAAGAGTTTCAATGTGACAAGTGTGGAGTATCCCTCAAAAAGAAAGACTTGGAAAGGGCTACGGAAAGAATATATGATAGTGCCTTGAAAGAAACCATAGAAATGGCCAAACAGGTGCCTGTGCTTATCAATTATACGGTAGGGAAACAACGGTACGAAAAAAAACCGGATGAATATGATTTTGAGCTTATTCGAAGGATTGACGATATGGATATTCCTTATTGGTTTCCTACGGACAGAATGCCTGAAGGGTATAATACTGAACAACCGAAAAGATCACATGGTATTACGCATGTGCATCATTTTTACTATAAGAGAAACTTATACGCATTAGCGACTTTTTTTGAATACTTAAATAAATATAGCATGAAGATTCCTTTAAAATTTCTGCTTTCGTCGTTTAATATTCATATTAATAAAATGAGGCGATATCAAAATGTAAAACCAGGCGGTACTCCTGGATTACCAGGAACTCTATATATTTCTTCAATAAATGTTGAATTATCTATATTTGATGGATATCCCAGAAAATTGAAAAGTCTAATTAAAAGTTATAAGAATAGCAAATTAGACTTTGATAATTTTGTTGTATCAACAAATTCGTGTACTTCATTTAATATAAAGGATAATTCAATAGACTACATTTTCACCGACCCCCCTTTCGGGGATAACCTCATGTATTCCGAATTAAACTTTATCTGGGAAGCATGGCTTAAAGTTTTTACCAATAATAAATCCGAAGCGATTATAAATAATGCTCAGAACAAGGGGTTATATGAATACCAGGAGCTAATGGAAAAATGCTTTGCCGAAAATTATCGAGTCCTTAAGCCCGGCAGGTGGATGACGGTTGAATTTCACAATTCAAAAAACAGCATCTGGAATGCAATCCAGGAAGCAATACTCAAAGCTGGCTTTGTTATTGCAAATGTGAGAACACTTGATAAAAAGCAGGGCAGTTTCAAACAGGTTACAACTACAACTGCGGTAAAGCAGGATTTAATCATTTCGGCATATAAGCCAAAGGACTCCTTTGTTCAAAGGTTTTTAACCGAGGCCGGTACCGAAGAAGGCGTCTGGAGTTTTATAAGGGAGCATCTTGCCAAGCTTCCTGTTACGGTAGAGAATAACGGTATGCTGGACATTATACCTGAAAGGCAGAATTACCTGCTATACGACAGCATGGTTGCTTTCCACATTCAGAAAGGGGCTAGTATACCCATGGGAGCTGCAGACTTCTATTTAGGGCTTAAACAAAGGTTTCCGGAGAGGGACGGCATGTATTTCTTGCCAAATCAGGTGAGTATATACGATGCCAAGAGGCTCAAATACGATTTGAATGAGCAGCTGTCGTTTTTGGTACTGGATGAAAAAACGGCTATACAGTGGCTTCATAATGAATTGAGGACACCTCAGACATACCAGGAAATACAGCCTAAATTCCTGCAGGAATTAAAGAAACTTAGGCATGAGAAAATGCCGGAGCTTATGGATATCCTGAAGGAGAATTTCCTGCAGGATGAAAAAGGCAGGTGGTATGTACCTGATGTAAACAAGCAGTCTGACCTTGAGAAACTCCGTGATAAGAAGCTGTTGAAAGAATTCGAGGAATATAAGGCAGGAAAAGGCAAAATCCGCATCTTCAGGACAGAAGCCATAAGGGCAGGCTTCAAGCACTGTTGGAAAGAAAAAGATTATAAAACAATTGTAAGCATAGGCAAAAGATTGCCTGAAAGTGTTATACAAGAAGACCCCAGCATTCTTATGTATTATGATAATTCTCTAACGAGAATAGGAGAATGA